The following proteins are encoded in a genomic region of Arachis stenosperma cultivar V10309 chromosome 4, arast.V10309.gnm1.PFL2, whole genome shotgun sequence:
- the LOC130975744 gene encoding uncharacterized protein LOC130975744, with amino-acid sequence MGATPFHHSVLEVRLPKNFDKPTDMRYDRTQDPLEHLTAFEARMNLEGVGEEVRCRAFPVTLAGPAIRWFNGLPQGSIYRFSDINRAFLAQFTTRIAKAKHPINLLGVTQRPGEMTRKYLDQFNDECLEIDGLTDLVASLCLTNGLLNEDFRKHLTTNPVWTMHEIQTVAKEYINDEEVSRVVAANKRQPSYNQPRQHGNGERQKE; translated from the coding sequence ATGGGTGCAACCCCGTTTCACCATTCTGTCCTCGAGGTCCGGCTGCCAAAGAATTTTGACAAGCCGACAGACATGAGGTACGATAGGACACAAGACCCCCTGGAACATCTGACGGCCTTCGAGGCCAGGATGAACTTAGAAGGGGTAGGAGAGGAGGTCCGATGTCGCGCCTTCCCGGTCACCCTGGCAGGACCCGCGATTCGgtggtttaacggcctcccaCAGGGGTCTATCTATAGGTTTTCGGACATCAACCGTGCCTTCTTAGCTCAATTCACAACCCGGATAGCAAAGGCAAAGCACCCGATCAACCTACTCGGGGTAACCCAGAGGCCCGGGGAGATGACCAGGAAATACCTGGACCAGTTCAATGACGAGTGCTTGGAGATCGACGGCTTAACCGACTTGGTGGCCAGCCTTTGTCTGACGAACGGTCTCCTTAACGAGGACTTCAGAAAACACCTCACCACAAATCCGGTCTGGACTATGCACGAGATCCAAACCGTAGCCAAAGAGTACATAAACGATGAGGAAGTTAGCCGAGTTGTGGCTGCCAACAAACGACAGCCCTCCTACAATCAACCCAGGCAACACGGTAACGGAGAAAGGCAGAAGGAGTAA